The proteins below come from a single Cryptococcus gattii WM276 chromosome D, complete sequence genomic window:
- a CDS encoding Hypothetical protein (Similar to TIGR gene model, INSD accession AAW43197.1; CND02980) yields the protein MLIPLIPLLLHVASTVAATTTKCLVSGIEDSINNALALGGEGTTVTLCPGSVHRLNSSIIFTAPSQTLTTLGNPKDRNRAMLVVDGEDVASAIKADCKQCSHAMIRSLVIDGNRPQLLRIPKGDALIELGNAESQTVRDCKLYEPRGWSALHFREGDTKQCRYGHIVDNEIGPCGEEWDDAYDGMDEIKPPWGNPRADGISLACKDSVVERNIVYDATDGAIVLFGSAGSTVKNNHIYARTRVILGGINLVDYEPWDGDYTNVKVHHNHLYALGRYFKVGIVVGPASWSDDTESIVHSASVTDNEFSGGYWGYGIVVASANDFEVLRNKVIWDGEEGVAKFSGVPGSRCPKAPENGKPTAFLINRGSAKGTFQDDFINGEVQHIICLNPDQDPPYKPWRFRDSAEAIAAREAENPVANSAFDSRIAEALVSYQMSLLNSMDAITQKVEHLTNPIVDDAPPFLHEHERAEADQRARQEARRKERESGNKDVDMLNVKVEELEKGGRRLKKALDGLKSDFEGLSGRLKKSADENKPIIETIFVSSQNLLLGATSQQNLISRSLDGAYTGPSFANALGGMAGLAVIIVTARRLRKWWIMKQKTKSNKWS from the exons ATGCTTATCCCCCTCATCCCCCTACTCCTTCATGTGGCATCGACGGTTGCTGCAACAACGACAAAATGCCTCGTTTCTGGCATTGAGGATAGCATAAACAATGCCTTGGCCCTCG GAGGTGAAGGAACCACAGTCACATTATGTCCAGGGTCTGTGCACAGACTTAATTCTTCCATTATTTTCACAGCCCCTAGCCAGACTCTCACGACTTTGGGCAATCCCAAAGACCGTAACAGGGCCATGCTCGTGGtggatggagaagatgtgGCATCTGCCATTAA AGCGGATTGCAAGCAATGTTCTCATGCAATGATTCGTTCTTTGGTAATAGATGGCAATAGACCGCAATTATTGAGAATACCTAAAGGGGATGCTTTGATAGAATTAGGTAATGCAGAGAGTCAAACGGTGAGGGATTGTAAACTTTATGAACCAAG AGGATGGAGTGCACTCCATTTTAGGGAAGGTGATACGAAGCAATGTAGATACGGCCACATTGTGGATAATGAAATC GGACCTTGTGGTGAAGAATGGGATGACGCGTATGATGGTATGGACGAGATTAAGCCTCCATGGGGTAACCCTCGTGCCGACGGTATCAGTCTTGCTTGTAAGGATTCCGTCGTTGAACGTAAC ATTGTATACGACGCGACCGATGGCGCTATCGTTCTATTTGGCTCCGCCGGTTCCACAGTAAAAAACAATCACATATATGCTCGCACCCGTGTCATTCTCGGCGGCATCAATCTTGTGGATTATGAGCCATGGGATGGAGACTACACCAACGTGAAGGTACACCACAATCATCTATATGCCCTGGGCAGATACTTCAAAGTCGGTATCGTCGTTGGCCCCGCTTCCTGGTCAGATGACACAGAGAGTATTGTACACTCAGCCAGTGTCACTGATAACGAATTTTCGGGTGGATACTGGGGATACGGCATAGTAGTAGCTTCGGCTAATGATTTCGAGGTACTGAGAAACAAAGTGATCTGGGacggagaagaaggagtCGCCAAGTTCAGTGGCGTACCAGGGAGCAGGTGTCCCAAGGCTCCAGAGAACGGAAAACCTACCGCGTTTCTCATTAACCGGGGAAGTGCAAAGGGGACATTCCAAGATGACTTCATTAATGGTGAAGTTCAGCACA TCATCTGTTTAAACCCCGATCAAGATCCACCATATAAACCATGGAGATTCAGGGATTCCGCAGAGGCCATTGCGGCCAGGGAAGCAGAGAACCCTGTCGCCAATTCGGCATTT GACTCTCGCATAGCAGAGGCCCTTGTCAGCTACCAAATGTCGTTACTTAATTCTATGGATGCGATAACTCAGAAAGTGGAGCACCTTACGAATCCGATCGTCGACGATGCGCCGCCATTCTTACATGAACATGAACGCGCCGAAGCAGACCAAAGGGCTAGGCAAGAAGCgaggagaaaagaaagggAGAGTGGGAACAAAGATGTGGATATGTTGAATGTTAAGGTGGAAGAACTTGAAAAGGGCGGTAGAAGGTTGAAAAAAGCTTTGGATGGCTTGAAGAGCGATTTTGAAGGCTTATCGGGGAGACTCAAAAAGAGCGCG GACGAGAACAAGCCGATCATTGAAACAATCTTTGTTTCTTCCCAAAATTTACTCCTTGGGGCAACTTCCCAGCAGAACCTCATTAGTCGGTCATTAGACGGTGCTTACACTGGACCTTCTTTTGCAAATGCCCTAGGTGGAATGGCAGGGCTTGCGGTCATCATCGTAACCGCAAGACGATTAAGGAAATGGTGGATAATGAAACAGAAGACTAAGAGCAACAAATGGTCATGA
- a CDS encoding uncharacterized protein (Similar to TIGR gene model, INSD accession AAW43213.1) translates to MSYQWNHNYDTSTSHQEQEPVYQDNDKQNFGFAPMQGQGMLDLMGIPQQMFFPGVQAEFNNGRTAASVTGGYQSSMPPPPQYQYRPALALDTTGGYLGPQPQTSSSYSELPPGLRTDLGSNTDSDLVTPNSYPSAGIQYTPYNNDFMTSLSVSAGMVNPGQSGGSIEQPQSMLGTYHSTIMPQYGFYPIPHPEMQQTQQPVEQSVQLGTISPSELGQRQPLKPTKSFSDLMMGSRASSSSSLASQDVPDGWNGNALEDWTRPLSRALPSSGTSVSTSTGSRPLPTAVDISSLPDHTKRPSFASSPLRNPSFSPLSPSASDGDSIIKQYIRAPNRLAFGERKIIVMSPKVGQKSYGTEKRFLVPHPQAILIGSGWWAKSPDGCPLSPLQPPRINISLTGEQAVKDSIISWTDLNGKNMDEKASTQGIKIDDQPFTGSVAGKNLHISDNDPKRKEVKALVTVKAPLNKHAGPNGWGSAKGTLSDVSNDDVFGVFESKDIKIISKPSKKRSTVKSGELTISHGTTVALFNRIKSQTTSTRYLSVVPDFTRTLGSDGRPVTGAKAPQYASDKGALRGFTADASFWESFIIWLVDPSLPPGPSNHQAPNPDWPRPPSNIIPLNTISHSIRYNSTVVLQSLRTGVISPTLVVRRIETDSDAVGMDGHVHEVPAMPPGELASDLVSQLQKVAFEIYSPDTMNHLQRESKYGGSWLSCYQDEVREHAIKAERKWAVLQAPPGSKPGSRPNSLPNTPQQRFGVLPMTPHTNNMNLPSTPSSPVSSSSSLDYFNYQSQRSSGHNHPLLSPGSVETGLPSTDGGPVRRQRTSSMGKGPLSRPLHRKRLSTDSTGSNSYEYMPSLSSAMSSAEQPMQPQRMFWTMDVGDSCVWSIISVEQASYTFFTPPISNFEQFEPVAPFPVANRLLPANLSSEVPSKYAHQYTSTVNMPLVTIYGKHFAKNVDGRAKHVMYYGDEPARHNEVRCAEVMVASEPEPSTKSDRKKPIFLVREDGKVIIPTSLHYPL, encoded by the exons ATGTCCTACCAATGGAACCACAAC TACGATACATCGACTTCCCATCAGGAACAAGAGCCAGTTTACCAGGACAATGACAAACAGAACTTTGGCTTTGCCCCGATGCAAGGTCAAGGGATGCTTGATCTTATGGGCATCCCTCAGCAAATGTTCTTTCCAGGGGTTCAGGCGGAATTTAACAACGGGAGAACCGCAGCCAGTGTAACGGGCGGTTACCAAAGTAGTATGCCGCCGCCACCTCAATATCAGTATCGACCTGCTCTTGCCCTTGACACCACTGGCGGATACTTGGGTCCCCAGCCCCAAACATCGTCATCATATTCCGAATTACCGCCCGGACTCCGTACTGACTTGGGATCAAACACGGATAGCGACCTTGTCACCCCAAACAGTTACCCGTCTGCTGGCATCCAATATACCCCTTATAACAACGACTTCATGACATCGCTTTCGGTAAGCGCGGGTATGGTCAACCCCGGCCAATCCGGGGGGAGTATTGAGCAACCTCAGTCAATGTTGGGAACGTATCATTCTACGATTATGCCTCAGTACGGCTTCTATCCCATTCCACATCCTGAAATGCAACAGACTCAGCAACCTGTTGAACAGTCAGTTCAGCTGGGGACTATCTCTCCGTCAGAACTAGGCCAACGTCAACCGTTGAAGCCCACAAAAAGTTTCAGTGACCTGATGATGGGCAGTCGtgcatcatcatcctcctccttaGCCTCTCAAGACGTACCGGATGGATGGAATGGCAATGCTCTCGAGGATTGGACTCGACCCTTAAGTCGTGCACTGCCATCTTCAGGCACTTCCGTTAGTACATCTACAGGTAGTAGACCATTACCTACTGCTGTGGATATATCTTCTCTTCCCGATCATACTAAACGCCCATCTTTCGCTTCCTCTCCACTTCGAAACCCTTCTTTCTCACCCCTATCTCCTAGCGCGTCTGATGGTGACTCAATCATCAAACAGTACATTCGGGCTCCTAATCGCTTGGCTTTTGGAGAGCGTAAAATCATCGTGATGAGCCCGAAAGTTGGCCAAAAGAGCTATGGCACAGAGAAGCGATTCCTTGTTCCTCATCCGCAGGCAATTCTTATTGGTAGTGGGTGGTGGGCCAAAAGCCCTGATGGGTGCCCCCTCTCTCCCCTTCAGCCTCCTAGAATCAATATTAGTCTGACAGGGGAACAGGCGGTGAAGGACTCTATAATCAGCTGGACGGACCTGAACGGCAAAAACATGGATGAAAAGGCCAGCACTCAGGGGATCAAGATTGATGACCAGCCTTTTACTGGAAGTGTAGCCGGGAAAAATCTCCACATTAGCGATAATGACCcaaagaggaaagaagtCAAAGCATTAGTAACGGTCAAGGCACCTTTAAATAAACATGCAGGGCCTAATGGCTGGGGAAGTGCCAAAGGGACGCTTTCGGATGTGTCAAACGACGATGTCTTTGGAGTCTTTGAGAGCAAAGACATCAAAATCATTAGTAAGCCGAGTAAAAAACGATCTACGGTTAAGAGCGGAGAAT TAACCATTAGTCATGGTACTACCGTTGCTCTTTTCAACCGTATCAAATCTCAGACGACGTCAACCCGTTATCTCTCCGTCGTACCGGATTTCACGCGTACGCTCGGCTCTGATGGCCGGCCAGTCACCGGTGCCAAGGCCCCTCAGTATGCCAGTGACAAAGGCGCTTTGAGAGGTTTTACAGCGGATGCTAGTTTCTGGGAGTCTTTCATCATCTGGCTTGTCGAcccctctcttcctcccgGTCCAAGCAATCATCAGGCCCCTAATCCCGATTGGCCCCGCCCCCCTTCAAACATTATTCCTCTCAACACGATCTCTCATTCTATCCGCTATAATTCGACGGTCGTCCTTCAGTCACTTCGAACGGGCGTTATCTCTCCTACTCTTGTAGTTCGAAGGATTGAGACGGACTCGGATGCAGTGGGAATGGATGGACATGTCCATGAAGTACCTGCTATGCCACCAGGTGAACTCGCCAGCGACTTAGTCTCTCAGCTGCAAAAGGTAGCATTCGAGATCTACAGTCCGGATACTATGAATCACCTTCAGCGGGAGAGTAAATATGGGGGATCTTGGTTGTCGTGCTACCAAGACGAGGTACGGGAGCATGCCATCAAGGCTGAAAGGAAGTGGGCTGTCTTGCAAGCTCCTCCGGGTAGTAAGCCGGGTTCCAGACCGAACAGCTTACCCAATACTCCTCAGCAAAGATTCGGTGTTCTACCCATGACACCCCACACCAATAACATGAATCTTCCTTCCACCCCGTCCAGCCCAGTTAGTTCTTCGTCATCTCTGGACTATTTCAACTATCAGTCTCAAAGATCATCCGGTCACAACCACCCTTTGCTGTCCCCAGGTAGCGTTGAAACTGGCCTTCCATCAACCGATGGTGGGCCAGTCAGACGACAAAGAACATCATCCATGGGTAAAGGGCCTTTGTCCAGACCGTTGCATAGGAAAAGATTATCTACAGATTCGACAGGATCCAACTCTTACGAATACATGCCAAGTCTTTCATCGGCCATGTCAAGTGCGGAACAACCAATGCAACCTCAAAGGATGTTTTGGACCATGGATGTTGGTGACAGCTGCGTTTG GAGTATAATCAGCGTTGAACAAGCATCATACACCTTCTTCACGCCTCCTATTTCAAACTTTGAGCAATTTGAACCTGTGGCACCTTTCCCTGTAGCTAATCGTCTTTTGCCTGCAAATCTCAGCTCGGAAGTGCCTTCCAAGTACGCGCACCAGTACACGTCAACAGTGAACATGCCCCTTGTCACTAT ATATGGAAAACATTTTGCCAAGAATGTTGATGGGCGTGCGAAACATGTAATGTACTATGGAGACGAACCGGCGCGGCATAATGAAGTCAGATG CGCTGAAGTGATGGTGGCGTCTGAACCTGAACCGTCAACAAAGTCAGACAGGAAAAAGCCTATATTTCTTGTCCGAGAGGATGGGAAAGTCATCATTCCGACTTCGCTTCATTACCCCCTATAG
- a CDS encoding Pheromone-regulated transmembrane protein, putative (Similar to TIGR gene model, INSD accession AAW42889.1) — translation MSIPDNPFQPPISTSPPVLQTEATSADDRQTISPGVNDVSGGLMPSGSPHSHTSPLPGSVSPRPALSNLQQLGGGVKTPRRVQWTSHPHVVQLQPTEPAPASPHTLDSSNIDEFRNALERHQYGAAGTSGARRRPPSQLSRQSSASESVTRQGTDDEEDYDYRTDVDPPMRPSIERHDTDETTYEANLIDNGMRGHVFEYIAPGETDGLPNIPQMANENQHDAARDLVRAHTGKWGVLRRRVRGAGAVKGALSAAASNRKRDGKEEEQEKRRSGEHDRESQEAFAARYPEPGKSSSAGGFGGGPLPGGASVLSSLLALYGQQNGQHSGNTSAASSRRGSEDDYSSGDEQSFQKGGRHAWRNIGRRSADEGLPAFAVHDQPHPSNQAPRVSEGSLDPSDPTSPTSAGFGPNSGPDSDYSRSQSGYNGTLGSPGFKGFFQRAKEQLQYHRPDAAKSAGGVFGALIQNTQNLSGAATPAGSTLAPAAKRPGYQLNRYSLPDVGADSRRGPWRPPSRPGSVAGSRGDSRPTSIHSSTAVSGNDDSPKDDNGNPFGGKKAISSDDLMSMRKANESTLSLGRKRPKTGLHLESLAHLPVAAVKGGGKQIKNAEKWLLHGKTSLGTPPEKGGPDYFSRPLTEDERRRKEWEAEKKKRKKAREARKKQEIFIIQHVAAILNRQQFLLKLARALMMFGSPSHRLETQIQATAKVLEINCQVVYLPGTMLVSFGDDATHTSETKFLKQSTGLDLGKLQATHHLYWNVVHDKMSVDQASKDLDVLMTTPVYYTWWQTLIIGAFCSAFISVLSFYGSFVDALMSMVLGATLVGVQMLAARNDMFSNVFEIAIATLISFVAAALGSTHVFCYTALVSGGVVLILPGYIVLSGALELASRNITAGAVRIGYSVIYSLFLGFGISIGAVIYSKITQKDVNFLCAPGFSLGLSLRNQQPLWAKELPVMVIIACAGWTCNHFSSLAFPGRSDLTSAIGSFVVGTLGNIYGRFSNGSSFPVTVPGILIQLPSGLSNGGIFNFAAESSSGSSTAYSDGFSVAEQLVSVAIGLTAYSVGLFVSAAVCHPFGGGRRRGSGIFAF, via the exons ATGTCTATTCCCGACAACCCCTTCCAGCCTCCTATCAGCACATCGCCGCCAGTTTTACAGACGGAGGCCACCAGTGCCGACGATCGCCAAACCATCAGTCCAGGTGTCAACGACGTATCTGGTGGTCTCATGCCTTCAGGTTCTCCTCATTCCCATACTTCTCCTCTACCTGGATCAGTCTCTCCTCGTCCAGCGCTGTCAAATCTTCAGCAACTGGGTGGAGGTGTCAAAACTCCTCGTCGTGTCCAGTGGACGTCTCATCCCCATGTCGTCCAGCTTCAACCTACGGAGCCCGCCCCAGCTTCTCCGCACACTCTCGATTCTAGTAATATTGACGAATTCCGGAACGCTTTAGAGAGGCACCAATATGGTGCGGCCGGAACCAGTGGTGCACGAAGACGGCCCCCTAGTCAGTTGAGCAGACAAAGCAGTGCAAGTGAAAGCGTTACCCGCCAGGGAACagatgacgaagaagatTATGATTATCGGACTGATGTTGACCCTCCTATGCGCCCAAGCATCGAGAGACACGATACCGATGAAACAACGTACGAAGCAAATCTCATTGATAACGGTATGCGTGGTCATGTCTTCGAGTATATCGCACCAGGGGAAACAGACGGACTTCCCAATATTCCACAAATGGCGAATGAGAATCAGCATGATGCAGCCAGGGATTTGGTCAGGGCCCACACCGGCAAGTGGGGTGtgttgagaagaagagtgagGGGTGCTGGAGCTGTCAAAGGTGCTCTTAGTGCAGCCGCATCAAACAGGAAACGTGATGGTaaagaagaggagcaaGAGAAACGAAGAAGTGGTGAACACGACAGGGAGTCTCAAGAGGCCTTTGCTGCGAGATATCCGGAGCCCGGAAAAAGTTCGTCGGCTGGCGGCTTTGGAGGGGGGCCTCTTCCCGGGGGAGCTTCTGTCCTATCTTCTCTACTAGCATTATACGGTCAACAGAACGGCCAACATTCTGGCAATACCTCTGCCGCCAGTTCTAGGCGAGGATCTGAAGATGACTATTCGTCTGGAGACGAGCAATCATTTCAAAAGGGGGGAAGACATGCGTGGAGAAACATCGGCAGGCGTTCGGCAGACGAAGGTCTTCCTGCTTTTGCCGTTCACGACCAACCTCATCCGTCTAATCAAGCTCCCCGCGTTTCTGAAGGTTCGTTGGATCCCAGTGATCCGACTTCTCCGACCTCGGCAGGTTTCGGCCCCAACTCGGGTCCTGATAGCGATTATTCGCGTAGCCAATCCGGGTATAATGGTACACTCGGATCCCCTGGATTCAAGGGGTTCTTCCAGAGGGCAAAGGAACAGCTGCAGTACCATCGTCCAGATGCAGCTAAGAGTGCGGGAGGTGTGTTTGGCGCCCTCATTCAAAATACTCAAAACCTTTCAGGTGCTGCTACTCCAGCAGGTTCCACTCTTGCCCCGGCCGCTAAGCGTCCCGGCTACCAGTTGAACAGGTACTCACTTCCTGATGTTGGTGCGGATAGCCGCAGGGGACCTTGGCGACCGCCTTCCCGCCCCGGCTCTGTTGCGGGCTCTCGAGGTGATTCTCGTCCCACTTCCATTCATTCATCCACCGCCGTTTCCGGCAATGATGACTCTCCCAAGGATGACAACGGAAATCCTTTTGGTGGCAAGAAAGCTATATCGAGCGACGACCTTATGAGCATGCGTAAAGCAAATGAGAGTACTTTAAGCCTTGGGAGAAAACGTCCCAAAACGGGTTTGCATCTCGAATCGTTGGCTCATCTCCCTGTCGCAGCTGTTAAAGGTGGTGGAAAGCAAATCAAGAATGCCGAGAAGTGGCTGCTGCACGGGAAAACATCTTTGGGGACGCCTCCTGAGAAAGGCGGCCCTGATTACTTCAGCAGGCCATTGACTGAAGACGAGAGGCGACGAAAAGAATGGGAAgcggagaagaagaagagaaagaaagcGAGGGAGGCCAGGAAAAAGCAGGAGATTTTT ATTATTCAACATGTCGCTGCTATTTTGAACAGGCAACAGTTCTTGCTCAAGCTCGCTCGTGCCTTGATGAT GTTTGGTTCTCCTTCTCACCGTCTTGAGACACAAATCCAAGCGACTGCCAAGGTGCTTGAGATCAACTGTCAAGTTGTCTATCTTCCTGGAACGATGCTTGTCTCTTTTGGTGATGACGCTACACACACGTCTGAAACCAAGTTCTTGAAACAGTCTACTGGCCTCGATCTTGGCAAGCTCCAAGCCACCCATCACCTGTATTGGAATGTCGTGCATGACAAGATGTCTGTTGATCAGGCCAGCAAAGACCTGGATGTTTTGATGACGACGCCGGTCTACTATACTTGGTGGCAGACTCTGATCATCGGCGCCTTTTGTTCCGCCTTCATCTCTGTGTTGTCTTTCTACGG TTCTTTTGTCGATGCCCTTATGTCTATGGTACTCGGTGCTACACTAGTCGGTGTTCAAATGCTTGCGGCCCGAAATGACATGTTCTCCAACGTATTCGAAATCGCCATTGCCACACTTATTTCCTTTGTTGCAGCAGCTCTGGGCTCGACCCACGTCTTTTGTTATACAGCGTTGGTCAGTGGTGGAGTAGTTTTAATCCTTCCTGGTTACATCGTCTTGTCGGGTGCTTTGGAATTGGCTTCCAGAAACATCACTGCAGGCGCTGTGCGAATTGGCTACA GTGTTATTTACTCTCTTTTCCTCGGTTTTGGTATCTCCATTGGCGCTGTCATCTATTCCAAGATAACGCAGAAAGATGTAA aCTTCTTGTGCGCCCCAGGGTTTTCCCTTGGTCTGTCGCTCAGAAATCAGCAGCCGTTATGGGCTAAAGAGCTG CCTGTGATGGTCATCATTGCGTGTGCTGGATGGACTTGCAATCATTTTTCGTCGCTAGCATTCCCTGGCCGATCGGACTTAACCTCTGCTATTGGTAGTTTTGTGGTCGGTACCCTGGGTAACATTTATGGGCGATTCTCCAAC GGTTCGTCTTTCCCCGTCACGGTACCCGGTATTCTCATCCAATTGCCATCCGGCTTGTCCAACGGTGGTATCTTCAATTTTGCTGCCGAATCTTCTAGTGGGTCTTCCACGGCGTATAGCGATGGTTTCTCGGTGGCCGAGCAATTGGTGTCCGTTGCAATTGGTTTGAC GGCATACAGTGTCGGTCTGTTTGTCAGTGCAGCAGTCTGCCATCCATTTGGCGGCGGTCGCAGGAGAGGATCTGGTATCTTCGCTTTCTAG
- a CDS encoding uncharacterized protein (Similar to TIGR gene model, INSD accession AAW42887.1) translates to MWLSDGQKIGIALVAFGIFFQFLGIILFFDGPFLALGNILFLSGLPLIIGLTKTFYFFSRREKWRGTLCFFGGIILVFAKRPVIGIIIEFVGFIGLFGSFFPVILQALRQTPFIGPILSLPYIRGAADRLAGVRQSAV, encoded by the exons ATGTGGTTGAGTGACGGGCAGA AGATCGGCATCGCCCTCGTGGCCTTCGGAATATTCTTCCAATTCTTGG GTATCATACTGTTCTTTGACGGCCCTTTCCTTGCTCTGGGAAAT ATCTTGTTCCTTTCAGGACTTCCTCTTATTATTGGCTTAACAAAGACTTTTTACTTCTTCTCGCGACGTGAGAAGTGGAGAGGAACATTGTGCTTTTTTGGCGGAAT AATACTTGTTTTTGCCAAACGGCCAGTTATTGGGATCATCATAGAATTTGTGGGGTTCATTGGTCTCTTTGG CTCCTTTTTCCCTGTTATCCTTCAAGCTCTCCGACAAACACCGTTCATTGGGCCCATTCTGTCTCTGCCGTACATACGTGGG GCTGCAGACAGGCTCGCTGGGGTCCGACAAAGTGCTGTTTGA
- a CDS encoding 3-keto sterol reductase, putative (Similar to TIGR gene model, INSD accession AAW43211.1): MPDHQPHHDPHRVVALVTGANSGYGLGICHQLLSNLSLPSTVPMPASTPQPTALPPSMQDSIHSSSSLQPTKTSVPETTLTIILACRSGAKAQEAIDILWKKHRSDLEKRKKRGLAVKEGWLEGLEIVWEGVNLDSPGGKNGILAFTERVKDRYPHITSLFLNAGMGAFSGINYWGFTKQIFTDGMSIALSQPEYNIEIKGAKSADGERGLVWGTNVLAPYIIARELLPMLRRSPPGLPFAPRVVYTSSGTATLSKLNNHPLYDYMLLDYDQSYGASKYMGDMAMIQLDREFNDETTKKDDDNRGVRVLTIEPGCVATNFFNAGLGAWVWWIKFKWFWYWLSFYICRLLGSPYHPVYADQGALPMLYAALIPAAFLLSPSQVPAQKFEVRAQRWGNTKVGYGEIDRWEEADGLGLPKGVADRYLIATISGGLHAGQQGNDIRDLHAKLAQTINNPLPPPVHRPIPPCTATAVSAPGMPPPAPASSWNTPPPNTSFLFSASPLSKINGAGPGGGSAGRENRSFEVAHHVSEGWSLPMSDNASTNFTGRPLQSIVPNNNQPREEGQWSRHRNQEFTGDEPEDRPYHASVLPIKASPKDTGGFAEDAFKPLWEDPEKDQWQGFKTQNR; the protein is encoded by the exons ATGCCAGATCATCAACCACACCATGACCCGCACAGAGTCGTCGCACTCGTCACAGGCGCAAACAGCGGATACGGTCTCGGTATATGCCACCAGCTCCTCTCAAACCTCTCTCTCCCCTCCACCGTCCCCATGCCGGCCTCCACACCCCAGCCCACAGCTCTCCCACCGTCCATGCAAGACTCCATACACAGCAGCAGCTCACTTCAGCCCACCAAGACCTCTGTGCCCGAGACGACTCTGACGATCATCCTCGCCTGTAGATCAGGTGCCAAAGCCCAAGAAGCCATAGACATACTTTGGAAAAAGCACAGAAGCGACCTGGAGAAGCGAAAGAAAAGGGGTTTGGCCGTCAAAGAAGGCTGGTTGGAGGGTCTGGAGATAGTGTGGGAAGGCGTCAACCTCGACAGTCCTGGCGGAAAGAATGGAATTCTTGCATTTACTGAGCGGGTTAAAGATCG CTACCCACACATAACTAGTCTTTTCCTCAACGCCGGCATGGGCGCTTTCAGTGGCATAAATTACTGGGGGTTTACAAAGCAAATATTCACAGACGGCATGTCCATTGCCCTTAGCCAGCCAGAGTATAACATTGAAATCAAGGGCGCAAAGAGTGCagatggagagagaggaCTCGTTTGGGGTACAAACGTCCTTGCACCATATATAATC GCTCGTGAATTACTTCCTATGCTTCGCCGCTCTCCTCCAGGGCTCCCCTTTGCTCCTCGAGTGGTCTACACGTCTTCCGGCACGGCTACGCTTTCAAAGCTAAATAATCATCCTCTTTACGATTACATGCTTTTGGATTACGATCAATCTTATGGCGCAAGTAAATACATGGGTGACATGGCGATGATTCAGCTTGATCGAGAATTCAACGACGAGACTACGAAAAAAGATGATGACAACAGGGGGGTCAGAGTGCTGACGATAGAACCTGGGTGTGTAGCCACCAACTTTTTCAATGCTGGATTAGGAGCTTGGGTATGGTGGATCAAGTTCAAGTGGTTCTGGTACTGGCTGTCCTTTTATATC TGTCGGTTACTCGGTTCACCCTACCACCCCGTTTACGCTGACCAAGGTGCCCTCCCAATGCTCTACGCGGCCCTTATCCCCGCGGCATTTCTGCTCTCTCCCTCGCAAGTACCTGCGCAAAAGTTTGAAGTCCGAGCGCAAAGATGGGGCAACACAAAGGTTGGGTACGGGGAGATTGATCGATGGGAAGAGGCGGATGGGCTGGGATTACCCAAGGGTGTTGCAGATCGAT ACCTTATCGCCACCATCTCAGGCGGCCTACATGCAGGCCAGCAGGGGAACGACATCAGAGACCTTCAT GCCAAACTAGCACAGACAATCAACAATCCATTACCGCCACCTGTCCATCGCCCCATCCCACCCTGTACCGCCACTGCCGTCTCCGCCCCCGGTATGCCCCCTCCCGCTCCGGCATCCTCATGGAACACCCCACCGCCGAATACCAGTTTCCTCTTTTCCGCATCTCCCCTTTCCAAAATCAATGGCGCTGGTCCCGGTGGCGGATCAGCAGGTCGGGAGAACAGGAGCTTTGAAGTAGCCCATCATGTGTCCGAAGGCTGGTCATTGCCCATGTCAGATAATGCGAGCACCAATTTTACTGGCAGACCGCTCCAGTCCATCGTGCCAAACAACAATCAGCCAAGAGAGGAAGGACAATGGTCGCGACACAGAAATCAAGAGTTTACTGGGGATGAGCCGGAGGACCGGCCGTATCACGCGTCTGTGCTTCCCATAAAAGCTAGCCCGAAAGATACCGGCGGTTTCGCCGAAGATGCTTTCAAACCTCTTTGGGAAGACCCGGAAAAAGATCAGTGGCAAGGATTTAAGACTCAAAATCGGTAG